In one Leptospiraceae bacterium genomic region, the following are encoded:
- a CDS encoding Crp/Fnr family transcriptional regulator, with the protein MNKFSDCNECGVRNKTNFNHLHSNFLNELSCHKQAVFFKKGESVFQRGDDVKGFFCINQGSIRTFIVSSLGKEQSFNICYPGDWVGYRDTIIGDIYNHSAVCLEDVYACFVSKSKVEEFIQRDSDFQHEILKDMAKNWRDSENQAYSLGTKQIHSKLAELLIAFYNSSEISPEIELKITREVMASMIGTTTESVIRALSDFKVRNWISLEKNKIVIQDYNAIFAMSEIYKHELRY; encoded by the coding sequence ATGAATAAGTTTTCTGACTGTAACGAATGCGGAGTTCGCAACAAGACCAATTTTAATCATTTACACTCCAATTTTTTAAATGAATTGAGTTGTCATAAGCAAGCTGTTTTCTTTAAAAAAGGTGAATCGGTTTTCCAGAGAGGAGATGATGTTAAGGGTTTCTTCTGTATCAACCAGGGTTCTATCAGAACCTTTATAGTTTCAAGCCTCGGGAAAGAACAATCTTTTAATATCTGTTATCCCGGTGACTGGGTAGGTTATAGGGATACTATCATCGGTGACATTTACAATCATTCAGCGGTCTGTCTCGAAGACGTCTATGCCTGTTTTGTTTCTAAGTCCAAAGTTGAAGAATTTATCCAGAGAGACAGCGACTTCCAGCACGAAATACTTAAAGACATGGCAAAAAACTGGAGGGATTCCGAAAATCAGGCGTATTCTCTCGGAACCAAGCAGATTCACAGCAAACTTGCCGAACTTTTAATTGCCTTTTATAATTCCAGTGAAATCTCACCCGAAATCGAACTAAAAATCACACGCGAAGTCATGGCCAGCATGATTGGTACTACCACAGAGTCAGTTATCCGGGCTCTTTCCGATTTTAAAGTACGAAACTGGATTTCTCTCGAAAAGAATAAAATTGTCATACAGGACTATAACGCTATTTTTGCCATGTCCGAAATCTATAAACACGAATTACGATATTAA